Proteins found in one Oncorhynchus mykiss isolate Arlee chromosome 17, USDA_OmykA_1.1, whole genome shotgun sequence genomic segment:
- the LOC110485632 gene encoding cysteine protease ATG4D yields the protein MNSVSPSAVQYVGGVGVVCQDDTLQREETKRPQQPQLVDPGGGSGFGKRQGTDVGGGGTRDATTAGEPDEVDKLKTKLMSAWNNVKYGWSVKSKTTFNKSSPVTVMGHSYLLNSEDEVERFRRAFVSRLWLTYRREFPQLEGSTLTTDCGWGCMLRSGQMLLAQGLLLHLLPRDWLWPDAQQFADVDFEALRPRSPSRAGGVPIPSFGYSSSSRTPTTPQKNSMPGGTALNHTQKKKPDSGRDRQAEPLHRRVVAWFGDEPPAPFGVHQLVELGKSSGKKAGDWYGPSVVAHILRKAVAKTSEVHNLAVYVAQDCTVYKKDVVHLCDQSLNQSISDPEPSGPGWKSVIILVPVRLGGDSLNPSYIKCVRNILRLECCIGIIGGKPKHSLFFIGCQDEQLLYLDPHYCQAVVDVTQDNFPLESFHCSSPRKMPFSRMDPSCTIGFYAKNKKDFESLCSAVCVALSSPEEKYPIFTFVEGQAQDYGLVGHSSSYPHYDTSPTPGPAHMLPQGKLSRSNNIGSSDDFVFL from the exons ATGAACTCCGTGTCTCCCAGTGCAGTTCAGTATGTGGGGGGAGTAGGAGTGGTGTGTCAGGATGACACCCTCCAGAGAGAGGAGACCAAGAGGCCTCAGCAGCCACAGCTGGTGGACCCTGGCGGAGGAAGTGGCTTTGGGAAGCGGCAGGGTACTGATGTCGGTGGGGGTGGAACCAGAGATGCCACCACCGCTGGAGAGCCAGACGAGGTGGACAAACTCAAGACCAAGCTGATGTCGGCGTGGAATAATGTCAAATACG GCTGGTCAGTCAAGTCGAAGACCACATTCAACAAGAGCTCTCCGGTGACTGTAATGGGCCACTCCTATCTGCTCAATAGTGAAG ACGAGGTGGAGCGGTTCAGGCGGGCGTTCGTGTCTCGGCTGTGGCTGACCTACCGTAGGGAGTTCCCCCAGCTGGAGGGCTCCACCTTGACTACAGACTGTGGCTGGGGCTGCATGCTGCGGAGCGGACAGATGCTGCTGGCCCAAGGCCTACTGCTACATCTGCTGCCACGAG ACTGGTTGTGGCCAGACGCCCAGCAGTTCGCTGATGTAGACTTTGAGGCTTTGAGACCCCGCTCCCCGTCCCGTGCTGGTGGcgtacccatcccctccttcggCTACTCCTCCTCCTCGCGGACCCCCACCACGCCCCAGAAGAACTCCATGCCAGGGGGCACGGCTCTCAACCATACCCAGAAGAAGAAGCCCGATTCGGGCAGGGACAGGCAGGCTGAGCCCCTCCACCGGAGGGTTGTGGCCTGGTTTGGGGATGAGCCCCCGGCCCCGTTTGGGGTGCACCAGCTGGTAGAATTGGGGAAGAGCTCAGGGAAGAAGGCGGGGGACTGGTACGGCCCCTCAGTGGTGGCACACATACTACG AAAAGCAGTTGCCAAGACTTCTGAGGTTCAcaacctggctgtatatgtagCGCAGGATTGTACCG TGTACAAAAAGGACGTGGTGCATCTGTGTGACCAGTCGTTGAACCAGAGTATATCAGATCCTGAGCCCAGTGGTCCAGGCTGGAAGTCTGTCATCATTCTGGTTCCAGTCCGACTAGGAGGAgactctctcaacccctcctacatcaagtgtgtcagg AACATTCTCAGGTTAGAATGCTGTATCGGGATCATCGGCGGCAAACCCAAGCATTCGCTGTTCTTTATCGGCTGCCAAG ACGAGCAGTTGCTGTATCTGGACCCTCACTACTGTCAGGCCGTGGTGGATGTCACTCAAGACAACTTCCCACTGGAG TCGTTCCACTGTAGCTCGCCCAGGAAGATGCCCTTTAGTCGCATGGACCCCAGCTGTACTATAGGCTTCTACGCCAAGAACAAGAAGGACTTTGAGTCTCTGTGTTCTGCCGTCTGTGTG GCCCTATCGTCGCCCGAAGAGAAGTACCCCATCTTTACCTTCGTGGAGGGCCAGGCCCAGGACTATGGACTGGTGGGCCACAGCTCCTCCTATCCTCACTATGACACCTCCCCCACCCCTGGCCCCGCCCACATGCTGCCCCAAGGCAAGCTCAGCAGGAGCAACAACATAGGCAGCTCTGACGACTTTGTCTTCTTGTGA